Proteins encoded in a region of the Zea mays cultivar B73 chromosome 2, Zm-B73-REFERENCE-NAM-5.0, whole genome shotgun sequence genome:
- the LOC103648455 gene encoding protein Brevis radix-like 1, translating to MDCFHYVYHCAGSSATSRLVLHTSGAMSSSDSMLSVRARTNFVPGDNKGDVKEETMVGSSEQDVTKEWTIVLRSDENILVGEVPASHDNLSKLRLLSSVKFFSTVATVIMVLGSSSRDETSFEATPWLESDCEDDFYSVNEDLTPAGSFASRTSGRNTPPPRPRDLPTLAVILKAEPLKPPPPQRRLGDLLREAQDDDNDNDTAVDGLSRDDSLRMGAEANRCCVPRLAWAISCNGRTQRK from the exons ATGGACTGCTTCCACTACGTGTACCATTGTGCCGGTAGCTCCGCAACATCGAGGCTGGTGCTACACACGAGTGGCGCGATGTCCAGCAGTGACAGCATGCTTTCAGTCAGAGCGCGCACCAACTTCGTCCCCGGTGATAACAAAGGAGACGTTAAAGAGGAAACAATGGTTGGTAGCAGCGAGCAGGATGTGACGAAGGAGTG GACAATTGTTCTGCGCTCCGACGAGAATATTTTAGTTGGAGAAGTACCAGCTTCTCATGACAACCTTTCTAAGCTCCGGCTGTT GTCGTCCGTCAAATTT TTTTCCACGGTTGCAACTGTGATCATGGTTCTAG GTAGTAGTAGCAGAGACGAGACGTCCTTTGAAGCCACCCCCTGGTTGGAATCAGACTGCGAAGATGATTTCTACAGCGTCAACGAAG ATCTGACGCCTGCGGGATCGTTCGCATCCCGAACCAGCGGCCGGAACACTCCGCCACCTAGACCCCGCGATCTACCGACACTGGCGGTGATCCTGAAGGCCGAACCCctgaagccgccgccgccgcaaagGAGGCTGGGCGACCTCCTGCGAGAGGCGCAAGACGACGACAATGACAATGACACCGCCGTCGACGGCCTCTCCAGAGACGACTCCTTGCGCATGGGCGCGGAGGCCAACCGGTGCTGCGTGCCGCGGCTCGCGTGGGCCATTAGCTGCAACGGGAGGACACAACGCAAGTGA